A genomic segment from Streptomyces sp. NBC_01233 encodes:
- a CDS encoding mechanosensitive ion channel family protein, with product MEVPVVPWPAALLPLAADVPDAPASVKEAQASVTEAASFIEQNWATWLSIGLRILLIVVIAAVIRSAVRKALTKLITRMNSSAEAVEGTALGGLLVNAERRRQRSEAIGSVLRSVASFLILGTAALMVLAALKIDLAPLLASAGVAGVAIGFGARNLVTDFLSGVFMIMEDQYGVGDKIDAGVASGEVIEVGLRVTKLRGDNGEIWYVRNGEIKRIGNLSQGWATAGVDVQVKPTEDLSRIRAVVQGVADTLAKESPWDERLWGPVEVLGLDEVLLASMTVKVSAKTMPGQQFAVERELRWRIKEAFDAAGIRIIGGVPAAEDEGEAPADPSASVAAPSALANPASPQSLATAPIPPPAGPRITK from the coding sequence ATGGAGGTTCCCGTCGTGCCCTGGCCCGCCGCTCTGCTGCCGTTGGCAGCCGACGTTCCGGACGCGCCCGCCTCGGTCAAGGAGGCGCAGGCCAGCGTCACCGAGGCCGCGAGCTTCATCGAGCAGAACTGGGCCACCTGGCTGAGCATCGGCCTGCGGATCCTGCTGATCGTGGTGATCGCGGCGGTCATACGCTCGGCGGTCCGCAAGGCGCTGACCAAGCTGATAACCCGGATGAACAGCAGCGCAGAGGCCGTGGAGGGCACCGCGCTCGGCGGGCTGCTGGTCAATGCCGAGCGGCGGCGCCAGCGTTCGGAGGCGATCGGCTCGGTCCTGCGTTCGGTGGCCTCGTTCCTGATCCTCGGCACGGCCGCGCTGATGGTCCTGGCCGCACTGAAGATCGATCTGGCCCCGCTGCTGGCGAGTGCCGGTGTGGCCGGTGTGGCCATCGGTTTCGGCGCCCGGAACCTGGTGACGGACTTCCTGTCCGGCGTCTTCATGATCATGGAGGACCAGTACGGCGTCGGTGACAAGATCGACGCGGGCGTGGCTTCGGGCGAGGTCATAGAGGTCGGACTGCGCGTGACCAAGCTGCGCGGGGACAACGGCGAGATCTGGTACGTGCGCAACGGCGAGATCAAGCGGATCGGCAACCTCAGCCAGGGCTGGGCGACCGCGGGCGTGGACGTCCAGGTCAAGCCCACGGAAGACCTGTCGCGGATCCGCGCGGTGGTCCAGGGGGTCGCCGACACCCTGGCGAAGGAGTCCCCGTGGGACGAGCGCCTGTGGGGTCCGGTGGAGGTCCTCGGCCTGGACGAGGTGCTGCTCGCCTCGATGACGGTGAAGGTGTCGGCGAAGACGATGCCCGGCCAGCAGTTCGCGGTGGAGCGGGAACTGCGCTGGCGGATCAAGGAGGCCTTCGACGCCGCGGGCATCCGGATCATCGGCGGCGTGCCGGCCGCGGAGGACGAGGGCGAGGCCCCGGCGGACCCGTCGGCCTCCGTCGCCGCGCCGTCGGCGCTGGCGAACCCGGCCTCCCCGCAGTCGCTGGCCACCGCCCCGATCCCGCCGCCGGCCGGCCCGCGGATCACCAAGTAG
- a CDS encoding HNH endonuclease has product MPHVLVLNASYEPLGVVPLRRALVLVLENKAVSLEESGAYLHSATRVVPAPSVVRLKRFVRVPYRGPVPLTRRALFARDGGRCMYCGAVATSVDHVIPRSRGGQHAWDNVVAACRRCNHVKADRHLLELGWRLRHQPAPPSGLAWRIIGTGHRDPRWMPYLQPYGAEDALERIGVAAS; this is encoded by the coding sequence GTGCCGCACGTCCTGGTCCTCAATGCGTCGTACGAGCCCCTCGGCGTCGTACCGCTCCGCCGCGCGCTCGTCCTCGTCCTGGAGAACAAAGCGGTCTCCCTGGAGGAATCCGGCGCCTATCTGCACAGCGCGACGAGGGTCGTCCCCGCTCCCAGCGTGGTACGGCTCAAGCGCTTCGTGCGGGTCCCCTACCGGGGGCCCGTTCCACTCACCCGGCGCGCCCTGTTCGCGCGGGACGGCGGCCGCTGCATGTACTGCGGCGCCGTCGCCACCAGCGTCGACCACGTCATCCCGCGCAGCCGGGGCGGGCAGCACGCCTGGGACAACGTCGTCGCCGCGTGCCGCCGCTGCAACCACGTCAAGGCCGACCGGCACCTGTTGGAGCTGGGCTGGCGCCTGCGGCACCAGCCGGCGCCTCCCTCCGGGCTGGCCTGGCGGATCATCGGGACGGGGCACCGGGACCCCCGTTGGATGCCGTACCTCCAGCCGTACGGGGCCGAGGACGCGCTGGAGCGCATCGGGGTCGCCGCGTCGTGA
- a CDS encoding ROK family transcriptional regulator has product MPAATPGTPSLLRAMNDRAALELLLTHGPLSRTRIGHLTGLSKPTASQLLARLEAAGLVLATGTDGGRPGPSAQLYALNPRAAYVGGLDVTPGRVLAAVADLTGTVIASHEVPYTEGAQAVDQVTEALGGAVKAAGLHRSDLHRVVIATPGAFDPQSGRLRYASHLPGWHSPTLLEDLAAALPMPVEYENDVNLAAVAEQRLGAARGHEDFVLLWNEEGLGAALVLGGRLHRGWTGGAGEVGFLPVPGRPLVRQVTRANSGGYQELAGVEGLPRLAAELGMETAPGPASDAPCDSDAPGGPHSPEVAAAVALLGRAAAAPEGAHLSFLQSYATALATGLASLVAVLDPEIVVLSGAAISAGGEPLRALLEAELAELAPSRPLLVPGEVRERPVLHGALESALAATRDEVFDTSL; this is encoded by the coding sequence ATGCCCGCCGCCACACCCGGAACGCCCAGTCTGTTGCGCGCCATGAACGACCGGGCCGCGCTCGAACTCCTGCTGACCCACGGCCCGCTGTCGCGGACCCGCATCGGGCACCTGACCGGACTGTCCAAACCCACCGCCTCCCAACTGCTGGCCCGCCTGGAAGCCGCCGGACTCGTCCTGGCCACCGGCACCGACGGCGGCCGCCCCGGCCCCAGCGCCCAGCTGTACGCACTCAACCCCCGCGCCGCGTACGTCGGCGGGCTCGACGTCACCCCGGGGCGCGTGCTGGCGGCCGTCGCCGACCTCACCGGGACGGTGATCGCCTCCCACGAGGTCCCGTACACCGAGGGCGCACAGGCCGTGGACCAGGTGACCGAGGCCCTCGGCGGGGCCGTCAAGGCCGCCGGGCTGCACCGCTCCGACCTGCACCGGGTGGTCATCGCCACCCCGGGCGCCTTCGATCCGCAGAGCGGCCGGCTGCGCTACGCCAGCCACCTGCCCGGCTGGCACTCCCCCACCCTGCTCGAAGACCTGGCGGCGGCCCTGCCGATGCCCGTGGAGTACGAGAACGACGTCAACCTCGCCGCCGTCGCCGAGCAGCGCCTCGGCGCGGCCCGCGGCCACGAGGACTTCGTCCTGCTCTGGAACGAGGAGGGCCTCGGCGCCGCCCTGGTGCTCGGCGGCCGGCTGCACCGCGGCTGGACCGGCGGCGCGGGCGAGGTGGGCTTCCTGCCCGTGCCCGGCCGCCCCCTGGTCCGGCAGGTCACCCGGGCCAACTCCGGCGGCTACCAGGAGCTGGCCGGCGTGGAGGGACTGCCCCGGCTCGCCGCGGAACTGGGCATGGAGACCGCGCCCGGGCCCGCCTCCGACGCCCCCTGCGACTCCGACGCCCCCGGCGGCCCGCACAGCCCCGAGGTCGCCGCCGCCGTCGCCCTGCTCGGGCGGGCCGCCGCCGCTCCCGAAGGTGCGCACCTGAGTTTCCTCCAGTCGTACGCCACCGCGCTCGCCACCGGTCTCGCCTCGCTCGTCGCCGTGCTGGACCCGGAGATCGTGGTCCTGTCCGGGGCCGCGATCAGCGCGGGCGGCGAGCCGCTGCGCGCGCTGCTGGAGGCCGAGCTCGCCGAGCTGGCCCCCTCCCGGCCCCTGCTGGTCCCCGGGGAGGTACGGGAACGGCCGGTCCTGCACGGCGCGCTGGAGAGCGCGCTGGCCGCCACCCGGGACGAAGTGTTCGACACCTCCCTCTGA
- a CDS encoding ABC transporter substrate-binding protein, which produces MPRTGRLTTAAALLAAISALATACTGQSADTASDDPKADVTLNFWHGWSAPSETKAIEDNIARFTQAHPNIEVKVTGNMTDDKINQALRAGGDKAPDVVSSFTTDSVGKFCNSRAFADLNPFLQKSGVDKTKVFPKTLLEYTQFNGNQCTLPLLHDAYGLVYNKTAFAAAGITEPPRTWSQFTEAAQKLTKPKGDSYEQVGLMPTFHGYETKPTRLAAQWGATYFGPDGKSNLAGDPAFAKMLTAQKDLVDKLGGYEKLERFRNTFGDEWSAEHPFHLGLVAMQIDGEWRAPMAREAGAAFEIGTAPLPVPDEQAADYGKGYLSGTIMGIAAGSKKQNAAWELVKYMTTDTEAVVAFANAIHNVPSTLAALESPKLQVTPEFKTFLDIARHPKSSTTPAQADGGTYQLTFEDFAYGVEKGDVADIPAGLAKADQQIDTDIAKAK; this is translated from the coding sequence ATGCCCAGAACCGGACGCCTGACCACCGCAGCAGCCCTCCTCGCCGCGATATCCGCACTCGCCACGGCCTGCACGGGCCAGAGCGCGGACACGGCCTCCGACGACCCGAAGGCGGACGTCACCCTGAACTTCTGGCACGGCTGGTCCGCGCCGAGCGAGACCAAGGCGATCGAGGACAACATCGCCCGGTTCACACAGGCGCACCCGAACATCGAGGTCAAGGTCACGGGCAACATGACCGACGACAAGATCAACCAGGCCCTGCGCGCGGGCGGGGACAAGGCCCCCGACGTGGTGTCCTCCTTCACCACCGACAGCGTCGGCAAGTTCTGCAACTCCCGGGCCTTCGCCGACCTGAACCCCTTCCTCCAGAAGTCGGGGGTCGACAAGACGAAGGTCTTCCCCAAGACCCTGCTGGAGTACACCCAGTTCAACGGCAACCAGTGCACGCTGCCACTGCTGCACGACGCGTACGGCCTCGTCTACAACAAGACCGCCTTCGCGGCCGCCGGCATCACCGAACCCCCCAGGACGTGGAGCCAGTTCACCGAAGCCGCACAGAAGCTCACGAAACCCAAGGGGGACTCGTACGAGCAGGTCGGTCTGATGCCCACCTTCCACGGCTACGAGACCAAGCCGACGCGGCTCGCGGCGCAGTGGGGCGCCACGTACTTCGGCCCCGACGGCAAGTCCAACCTGGCCGGGGACCCGGCCTTCGCCAAGATGCTGACCGCGCAGAAGGACCTGGTGGACAAGCTCGGCGGCTACGAGAAGCTGGAGAGGTTCCGCAACACCTTCGGTGACGAGTGGAGCGCCGAGCACCCCTTCCACCTGGGGCTGGTCGCGATGCAGATCGACGGCGAGTGGCGGGCCCCGATGGCCAGGGAGGCGGGCGCCGCGTTCGAGATCGGCACCGCGCCGCTTCCCGTCCCGGACGAGCAGGCCGCCGACTACGGCAAGGGCTACCTCTCGGGCACGATCATGGGCATCGCCGCGGGCAGCAAGAAGCAGAACGCCGCCTGGGAACTGGTCAAGTACATGACCACCGACACCGAGGCGGTCGTGGCCTTCGCCAACGCCATCCACAACGTGCCCTCCACCCTGGCGGCCCTGGAGTCCCCGAAGCTCCAGGTGACCCCGGAGTTCAAGACCTTCCTCGACATCGCCCGGCACCCGAAGTCCAGCACCACCCCGGCCCAGGCCGACGGCGGCACCTACCAGCTGACCTTCGAGGACTTCGCGTACGGGGTCGAGAAGGGCGACGTGGCCGACATCCCGGCCGGTCTCGCCAAGGCCGACCAGCAGATCGACACGGACATCGCGAAGGCGAAGTAG